The DNA sequence GCCGGTGAGCCGGCGCCCGTGTGGCCGAGCTGAGGGGGATCTCTGTGAGCGGGACGCGCGACGACCTCGCCCCCGAGATCCGCCATGCGGTCGACCTGTTCGTGGCGCATCTGCGCGACGAGCGCGGGCTGTCGCCCAACACGGTGGCCGCCTACGAGCGCGACGTCGTGCAGTTCTTCGGGTTCGCGGCGCGGGCCGGGGTGACCAAGCCGTCGCGGGTCGAGCCGCTGTTGCTCCGCCGGTTCCTCGCCTTGCTGCGGACCCGGGGGCTGGCTCCGTCGTCGATGGCGCGGAAGGGGGCGGCGCTGCGGGCGTGCTTCAAGTACCTGGCCCGCAGGGGCCTCGTGGCGGCCAGCCCGGCCGCGGACCTGGGGACGCCGCGCGGTCCCAGGCGGCTCCCGGTCGTGCTCAAGCAGGGTCAGGTCGAGGAGCTGCTGGCCAGGCCGGAGCCGGTCGACCCGGTGGGGCTGCGCGACCGTGCCATCCTCGAGCTGCTGTACGCGACCGGGATGCGGGTCGGGGAGCTGTGCGGGCTTGGCCTGGATGACCTCGACCTCGGCGCTGACGCGGTGCGGGTCCTGGGCAAGGGCGCCAAGCAGCGGATCGTGCCGTTCGGCGCGCCGGCGCGGGCCGCGCTCGTCGAGTACCTGAGCAAGGCGCGGTCGGCGCTGCTGCCAGCGGCGGGGGAGGTGGACCGCAGGGCGCTGTTCTTCAACCGGCGGCGCCGGCCGATGACCCCGAGGGACGTGCGCGGCATGCTCGAGCGGTACCGGGTGGGCGTGGCACCGCCCGGGACCAGCCCGCACACGCTGCGGCACACCTTCGCCACCCACCTGCTGGAGGGCGGGGCGGACCTGCGGGCGGTGCAGGAGCTGCTCGGGCACGTTGCCCTCACCACGACCCAGACCTACACTCACGTGTCGAAAGAACGACTCCGCCAGGTCTACGAGCAGGCCCATCCACGCGCCTGAGGGCAGGCGCGCCGTTTCGGACCGCGGTGGCGGATCGGGGGGGCAGAAACGACGGACGTTCGCTTGCGGCCGTCCGTCGTCATAGCTAGGGGGGGCTTCTTGGACGAGCCGTCGTCCGTTGAACGGCTGTGGCAGGAGTTCAAGCTGAAGGTGTCCTCGGACGCCCGTGAGCGGCTTATTCTCCATTACGCGCCCCTGGTGAAGTACGTGGCGGGGCGGGTATCGGTTGGCCTGCCGCCCAATATCGAGCAGGCGGACCTGGTGTCCTACGGAATTTTCGGCCTTATCGACGCCATCGAGAAATACGACCTGGACCGGGGCATCAAGTTCGAGACCTATGCCATCTCCCGCATCAAAGGGGCGATCATCGACGAGCTGCGCGCGATCGACTGGATCCCCCGGTCGGTGCGGTTCAAGGCGCGCGAGGTCGAGAAGGCCTACGCCGCGCTGGAGAACCAGCTGCACCGCAGCCCCACCGATGCGGAGGTGGCGCAGGAGCTGGGGATCTCCACCGGTGAGCTGCACCACATCTTCAACCAGATCTCGTTCGTCTCGGTGGTGGCCCTGGACGAGCTGCTCACGGTCGGCTCCGAGCGCGGGGACCGGCTCAGCCTGGTCGACACGCTGGAGGACAAGGGGGCCGAGGACCCGGAGGCGGTGTTCGAGTCCGAAGAGATGAAGAGCATCCTCGCGGGCGCGATCAACCGGCTGGCCGAGCGGGAGAAGATCGTCATCACGCTGTACTACTACGAAGGGCTGACCCTGGCCGAGATCGGCCAGGTGCTGGGCGTGACCGAGTCGCGGGTGTGCCAGATGCACACCAAGGCGGTCCTGCAGCTCCGCGGCAAGATGCAGGACGTGCGCTGACCGGTCCCGGCCCGGCCCCGGGGCTGGTGGCGGCTTCCTGGCAGCGGGCCCGCCGGCAGGGCCAGGCGGGGGCTGGGGGCCGCCCGGGGGGTTTCGGCGGGCCGGGGGCCGCCCGGACCCGCCGGAGGCTTCCGGCGGGCCAGCGGGACGGGCCGGCGAGGGCTTCCGGCGGGCCAGCGGGCCGGGGCTTCCGGCGGGTCCGGGTCCGAGCGGCCCCGGGACCGGGCGGGCTTTCAGCCCGGCGAGGCGGGCCGCCGTCCACAGATCGGGTGCTGCCCTGCCGGGGCGGCGGCGGGGGTCGTAGCCTGCGGCCATCTGGTCCCCCGTGAGGCCGGCCGCCTTTCCGGCCTCGACCGTGCCGCTTGGAGGCTGCCGTGCCGCTGCATGGTCCCGGTCCCGCCCGCCGCCGGCGGGTCGCCCGGGTGGCCGCCGCGCTCGCGTTGGCGCTGGCCGCCGTCCCGGCCGTGGCCAGCCTGCCGTCCGCGCTGGCCGCGAGCTCGGCGCCTGTGGCGGCCCAGGGGCCGGGTCCACCCGGCGTCCAGGTGCCGGGTCCACGCGGCGGTCGGGTGCCGGTCCTGCGGCTGCCGGTGCGGGGGCCGGTGGTGCGCGGGTTCGAGGCGCCTGCCGGGCCGTACGGGGCCGGGCACCGGGGCGTAGACCTGGGCGCGCCGCTGGGGTCGCCGGTGGGGGCGCCGGCGGCCGGGCGCGTCGTGTTCGCTGGTCCGGTGGCGGGGGCCGGGTGGGCCAGCGTCGAGGTCGACCCCGGGGTGGTGGTCACCGTGGGGCCGCTCGCCCCGGTGCTGGTGGCCCGGGGCGAGGTGCTCGACGCCCTCGACCCGGTGGGCCGGCTGGCCCCCGGGCACGGCGGCGGCCTCCACCTCGGGCTCCGGGTCGACGGCGTCTACGTCGACCCCCTGCCCTACCTGCCCGGCCGCGGGCCGGCGCGGCTGGCGCCCCTGACCGCACCCGGCGGCCGTTGAGCGGCGGCCCCGATCCGGACGAGCCGGGCAGCCGGGTTGGGTGGTGCTGTGCTATCGTCCGGTCGGGCCTGGGTGCATCCCGGGCTACAACGCACGCCTGCCGACGGGCAACCGAACGGTGCCCGCTCCCTCAGCGGAGCGGGTCGGGTCACCCGGCAACCCCACGACCGACGACCGTGGGCCAGAAGCGGGCGGAGGCCCAACCGAGTCGACCAGGGGAGGATCACCTTGGCAGTCGTCACCATGCGCCAGCTGCTCGAGGCCGGCGTCCACTTCGGCCATCAGACCCGGCGCTGGAACCCGAAGATGAAGCGCTTCATCTTCGGCGAGCGCAACGGGATCTACATCATCGACCTGCAGAAGACGGCGGCGTCGATCGAGACCACCTACGCGTTCTTGCGCGACACGGTCGCCAAGGGCGGCAACGTGCTGTTCGTGGGGACCAAGAAGCAGGCCCAGGAGTCGATCAAGGCTCAGGCCGAGCGCGTCTCCATGCCGTTCGTGAACTACCGCTGGCTCGGCGGGATGCTGACCAACTTCACCACCATCTACAAGCGCCTGCAGCGGCTCAAGGAGCTGGAGGCGATGGAGAGCACCGGTGCCACCGAGGTGCTGCCCAAAAAGGAAGTGCTGAAGCTCCAGCACGAGAAGGAGAAGCTGGAGCGCAACCTGGGCGGCATCCGGGACATGACCCGTCTGCCAGCCGCCGTCTGGGTGGTGGACACCCGCAAGGAGCACATCGCGGTCACCGAGGCCCGCAAGCTCAACATCCCGGTGGTCGCCATCCTCGACACCAACTGCGACCCGGACGAGGTGGACTACCCGATCCCGGGCAACGACGACGCGATCCGGGCTGGGAGCCTGCTGACCCGGATCGTGGCCGACGCGGTCGCGGAGGGGCTGCGCCTGCGCAGCGTGTACGGCGGCGGCGGCGACGCCGGGGCCAGGGAGGGCGGCACCCCGATGGCGGCCAGCCCCGTCGACGAGGAGCCGCTGGCCGAGTGGGAGCGCGAGCTGCTCGAGGCGGACGGGGCCGAGCCGGCGGCTGGGTCGAAGGCCGCCACCTCGCCCAAGCCTGACGCCTCGCCGAAGACCGAGGCCGACGCCGCGCCCGAGACCCGGACCGGGACCGAGGCTGCGCCGGCCTCACAGGCCGCCGACGTGGGTGAGTCAGTCGACGTGGCCGCCGGCCCGACCACCGACGAGCACCAGCCTCGAGCCTGAACCAACCCGTCCGTCCCGGCCATCGTCCCGGGCGGCCAGCCAACCTCGATCGCGACCCCGCTCCGGCACCGACGGCGGTGCCGGAGCGGGCCAGAACGTAAGGAGCACCACCAGATGGAGATCACGGCCGCCCAGGTCAAGGTCCTCCGCGACGCCACAGGCGCCGGCATGATGGACTGTAAGAAGGCGCTCCAGGACGCCGGAGGCGACCTCGAGCGCGCAAAGACGATCCTGCGCGAGAAGGGCCTCGCCTCGGCCGGCAAGCGGGCCGGGCGCACCACCAACCAGGGCGTCGTCGACGCATACCTGCACACCCCCGATCCGAACCTGCCGCCCAAGCTCGGCGTGCTGGTCGAACTTGACTGCGAGACCGACTTCGTGGCCAAGACCGAGGAGTTCCAGGCGCTCGCCCGCGACATCGCCCTGCACGTGGCCGCGGCCGACCCTGCCTACGTCAGCCGCGAGGACGTGCCGAGCGAGGTCCTCGAGCGCGAGCGGGAGGTCTACGCCAAGCAGGCCGAGGGCAAGCCCGCCCACATCGTGGACCGGATCGTCGAAGGCAAGCTGAACGACTTCCATAAGCAGGTGGTCCTGCTCGAGCAGGAGTACGTGCGCGACGCCAGCCAGACGATTCACGAGCTGCTTGATGGATACTCCGCCAAGGTGGGTGAGAAGCTGGTGCTGCGGCGCTTCTCCCGCTTCAAGGTCGGGGAGGGCGCCTGACCCGGCCGGGTACCGCACGCAGAACGGGGATGGCGCCGGTCTCGCAGGCCGCGAGGGGTCCAAAGGCCGCTCGGGTCGCGTGGCCAGCCACGACGGGACCGTCGCCAGCTCGGGCTCGCGGCCACGGCCGGGACAGGAGGAACGGATGGCCTTCGTGATGGCAGGGGACGAGCAGGTG is a window from the Actinomycetes bacterium genome containing:
- the rpsB gene encoding 30S ribosomal protein S2, giving the protein MAVVTMRQLLEAGVHFGHQTRRWNPKMKRFIFGERNGIYIIDLQKTAASIETTYAFLRDTVAKGGNVLFVGTKKQAQESIKAQAERVSMPFVNYRWLGGMLTNFTTIYKRLQRLKELEAMESTGATEVLPKKEVLKLQHEKEKLERNLGGIRDMTRLPAAVWVVDTRKEHIAVTEARKLNIPVVAILDTNCDPDEVDYPIPGNDDAIRAGSLLTRIVADAVAEGLRLRSVYGGGGDAGAREGGTPMAASPVDEEPLAEWERELLEADGAEPAAGSKAATSPKPDASPKTEADAAPETRTGTEAAPASQAADVGESVDVAAGPTTDEHQPRA
- a CDS encoding peptidoglycan DD-metalloendopeptidase family protein, whose translation is MPLHGPGPARRRRVARVAAALALALAAVPAVASLPSALAASSAPVAAQGPGPPGVQVPGPRGGRVPVLRLPVRGPVVRGFEAPAGPYGAGHRGVDLGAPLGSPVGAPAAGRVVFAGPVAGAGWASVEVDPGVVVTVGPLAPVLVARGEVLDALDPVGRLAPGHGGGLHLGLRVDGVYVDPLPYLPGRGPARLAPLTAPGGR
- the whiG gene encoding RNA polymerase sigma factor WhiG, translating into MDEPSSVERLWQEFKLKVSSDARERLILHYAPLVKYVAGRVSVGLPPNIEQADLVSYGIFGLIDAIEKYDLDRGIKFETYAISRIKGAIIDELRAIDWIPRSVRFKAREVEKAYAALENQLHRSPTDAEVAQELGISTGELHHIFNQISFVSVVALDELLTVGSERGDRLSLVDTLEDKGAEDPEAVFESEEMKSILAGAINRLAEREKIVITLYYYEGLTLAEIGQVLGVTESRVCQMHTKAVLQLRGKMQDVR
- the tsf gene encoding translation elongation factor Ts; translation: MEITAAQVKVLRDATGAGMMDCKKALQDAGGDLERAKTILREKGLASAGKRAGRTTNQGVVDAYLHTPDPNLPPKLGVLVELDCETDFVAKTEEFQALARDIALHVAAADPAYVSREDVPSEVLEREREVYAKQAEGKPAHIVDRIVEGKLNDFHKQVVLLEQEYVRDASQTIHELLDGYSAKVGEKLVLRRFSRFKVGEGA
- a CDS encoding tyrosine recombinase XerC; the protein is MSGTRDDLAPEIRHAVDLFVAHLRDERGLSPNTVAAYERDVVQFFGFAARAGVTKPSRVEPLLLRRFLALLRTRGLAPSSMARKGAALRACFKYLARRGLVAASPAADLGTPRGPRRLPVVLKQGQVEELLARPEPVDPVGLRDRAILELLYATGMRVGELCGLGLDDLDLGADAVRVLGKGAKQRIVPFGAPARAALVEYLSKARSALLPAAGEVDRRALFFNRRRRPMTPRDVRGMLERYRVGVAPPGTSPHTLRHTFATHLLEGGADLRAVQELLGHVALTTTQTYTHVSKERLRQVYEQAHPRA